The Fusobacterium sp. SYSU M8D902 genome includes a region encoding these proteins:
- a CDS encoding OmpA family protein: MKNTKKIVSTLLLGLTMVGCTSSPYMDETGSVNKKTSGTAGGAAAGALIGQLIGKDTKGTLIGAGIGALAGLGWGAYRDHQEKELREKLKNTEVEVNREGENLNLYLPGGVTFATNSANIASNFYSPLSSIASVLVQYPETRVIVNGYTDNTGSPSYNLDLSQRRAASVKNYFISQGVAAYRITSVGHGINNPRATNSTAAGRAENRRVEIQILPLN; this comes from the coding sequence ATGAAAAATACTAAAAAAATTGTTTCAACACTACTTTTAGGACTTACTATGGTTGGATGTACATCTTCTCCATATATGGATGAAACTGGATCAGTCAATAAAAAAACTTCTGGAACAGCTGGAGGAGCTGCTGCTGGAGCTCTTATAGGACAGCTTATTGGTAAAGACACAAAAGGAACTCTTATAGGTGCTGGAATTGGTGCTCTTGCTGGACTTGGTTGGGGAGCATACAGAGATCACCAAGAGAAAGAACTTAGAGAAAAACTTAAAAATACTGAAGTTGAAGTTAATAGAGAGGGAGAAAATCTTAACCTTTATCTACCAGGTGGGGTAACATTTGCTACTAACAGTGCTAATATAGCTTCAAACTTCTACAGTCCACTTAGCTCTATTGCATCTGTACTAGTTCAATACCCTGAAACTAGAGTTATAGTTAATGGATATACAGATAACACAGGATCTCCTAGTTACAACCTTGATCTATCTCAAAGAAGAGCTGCTAGTGTTAAAAACTACTTCATCTCTCAAGGTGTAGCTGCATATAGAATCACATCTGTAGGACATGGTATAAATAATCCTAGAGCTACTAACAGCACTGCTGCTGGAAGAGCTGAAAATAGAAGAGTAGAGATTCAAATTTTACCTTTAAACTAA
- a CDS encoding PAS domain-containing protein has product MSTYLQLTQIDKLILESYSRLVNDLGMYLGEGYEIILHSLENLDSSVVKIYNGHYSNRKSGAPITNFALSMLSKIQDLDQIKSITYFNKSKTGAKLRSCTIPILGENSRIIALLCINYYTDITLDALIKKFTCIEDTENVIPEVQENFTESIDDLLYDTLNEIRKEVFANKEILTSNKNKYIIYKLYENGIFNLKDSVIKVAEQLNISKNTVYLHIRNFEKNGK; this is encoded by the coding sequence ATGTCTACATATTTACAATTAACACAAATAGATAAATTAATATTAGAGTCGTATTCTAGATTAGTAAATGATTTAGGAATGTATTTGGGGGAGGGGTATGAAATTATTTTGCATAGTTTAGAAAACTTAGATAGTTCTGTAGTTAAAATATACAATGGACATTATTCTAATAGAAAATCAGGAGCTCCTATAACTAACTTTGCTTTATCTATGCTATCAAAAATACAAGATTTAGATCAAATAAAATCAATTACTTATTTTAATAAATCAAAAACAGGAGCAAAACTCCGATCATGTACTATTCCAATATTAGGAGAAAATTCTAGAATAATAGCTCTTTTATGTATAAATTATTATACTGATATTACATTAGATGCTTTGATAAAAAAATTTACATGTATTGAAGACACTGAGAATGTTATTCCAGAAGTTCAAGAAAATTTTACGGAAAGTATAGATGATTTACTTTATGATACTTTAAATGAAATAAGAAAAGAGGTTTTTGCGAATAAAGAGATTTTAACTTCTAATAAAAATAAATATATTATATATAAATTATATGAAAATGGAATTTTTAATTTAAAAGATTCAGTAATAAAGGTTGCAGAACAGTTAAATATTTCTAAAAATACAGTGTATTTGCATATCAGAAATTTTGAGAAAAATGGAAAATAA